One window of Pseudacidobacterium ailaaui genomic DNA carries:
- a CDS encoding adenine phosphoribosyltransferase, with protein sequence MSHTLDCEPLKALVRTVPDFPKPGILFYDITTLLKDKIGFAQLIDALAAHYIGKEVDLVLGIEARGFIFGPALAYRLNAGFVPVRKPKKLPAQVARVTYDLEYGSDSLEIHLDAIEPGQNVVIVDDLLATGGTMEATVKLVQQIGGHIAGLGFAVELDFLKGREKFKDYDVFSLLHYSE encoded by the coding sequence ATGAGCCATACTCTTGATTGTGAGCCGTTGAAGGCCCTCGTTCGCACTGTGCCCGACTTCCCCAAGCCGGGGATCCTCTTCTATGACATTACGACGCTGCTGAAAGACAAGATCGGGTTTGCACAGCTGATTGATGCGCTGGCTGCGCACTATATCGGCAAAGAAGTGGACCTGGTCCTGGGAATTGAGGCCCGCGGCTTCATCTTTGGGCCCGCGCTGGCCTATCGGCTGAATGCGGGATTCGTTCCCGTCCGTAAACCGAAAAAGCTCCCCGCGCAGGTGGCCCGCGTTACCTATGATCTTGAATATGGCAGCGACTCGCTGGAAATCCACCTTGATGCCATTGAGCCGGGCCAGAATGTTGTGATTGTAGATGACCTGCTGGCAACCGGCGGGACCATGGAAGCCACAGTCAAGCTGGTGCAACAGATCGGTGGCCACATTGCTGGACTGGGTTTTGCCGTGGAGCTCGATTTTCTGAAGGGCCGAGAGAAGTTCAAAGACTACGATGTCTTTAGCCTGCTGCACTACAGCGAGTAG
- a CDS encoding glycoside hydrolase family 172 protein, which translates to MRFITGFLLGAMAISASAQMQSWQPDLTRQQTYTLHRESSTDPTGANADFRVVAPGATQTVLDVDGPGVISHIWFTIADPEPYHLKRIVLRMYWDNEASPSVEAPIGDFFGLGLGTYHNWESKMLSVGSENALNCFFPMPFERHARITVTNEGAQPIHALYYNIDYRKLSVSLPADTLYFHAQYRQAQPNHGTVSGWRDNGDPKVNDRKNLDGADNYVWMEAKGHGQYVGVTMSVLQNQDGWWGEGDDMFFIDGEQKPSIVGTGSEDYFLGAWDFGGHAFSYQFYGAPVVGQELAGGRSSVYRFHLDSPIPFTKSFKATIEHGHANARSDNYYSVAYWYQAEPHEAFPPLPPMAQRIPALQLVGGPGNDAAR; encoded by the coding sequence ATGCGTTTCATCACTGGGTTTCTTCTTGGGGCGATGGCCATTTCCGCATCAGCACAGATGCAGTCCTGGCAGCCGGACCTGACACGGCAGCAGACCTACACGCTGCATCGCGAATCGAGCACCGACCCCACCGGAGCCAATGCGGACTTTCGCGTTGTGGCGCCAGGTGCAACGCAAACGGTACTCGACGTGGATGGCCCCGGAGTCATTTCCCATATCTGGTTTACGATTGCTGATCCTGAGCCTTACCATCTGAAGCGCATTGTGCTGCGCATGTACTGGGACAATGAGGCCAGTCCAAGCGTGGAGGCCCCCATTGGAGATTTCTTCGGGCTGGGGCTCGGCACGTATCACAACTGGGAATCGAAGATGCTGTCTGTGGGCAGTGAGAATGCGCTGAACTGCTTTTTTCCCATGCCCTTTGAACGGCACGCGCGCATTACCGTGACCAATGAAGGTGCGCAGCCCATTCATGCGCTCTACTACAACATTGATTATCGGAAGCTCTCCGTCAGCCTGCCGGCTGATACGCTTTATTTTCATGCGCAATACCGGCAGGCCCAGCCCAACCACGGCACCGTTTCCGGATGGCGGGACAATGGAGACCCTAAGGTGAATGACCGGAAGAACCTTGACGGTGCAGACAACTATGTGTGGATGGAGGCAAAGGGGCACGGGCAATATGTAGGCGTGACCATGTCTGTGCTGCAAAACCAGGATGGATGGTGGGGCGAAGGCGACGACATGTTTTTTATTGATGGTGAGCAGAAGCCCTCCATCGTCGGCACAGGTTCAGAAGATTATTTCCTGGGCGCGTGGGACTTTGGCGGACACGCATTTTCTTATCAGTTCTATGGAGCGCCGGTGGTCGGTCAGGAACTGGCCGGTGGCCGTTCCAGCGTGTACCGCTTTCATTTGGATTCCCCCATTCCGTTTACGAAGTCTTTCAAAGCAACGATTGAGCATGGGCATGCGAACGCACGCTCGGACAACTATTACTCTGTCGCCTACTGGTATCAGGCCGAGCCGCATGAAGCGTTTCCGCCACTGCCTCCAATGGCGCAGCGGATTCCGGCTCTCCAATTGGTGGGCGGCCCCGGGAATGACGCAGCCCGGTAA
- a CDS encoding SDR family NAD(P)-dependent oxidoreductase — translation MQNEKRLRGVCQGKWALVTGASAGIGLALAKQLAEAGANLVLTARRRDRLEALALGLEKDHGVQTLTIPADLAEPAAPEELLAATEGAGLPVEILVNNAGFGYYGEFVKGDAAWQRTMVEVNCTAVVHLTRLFLPRMMERRRGYIMIVSSTASYQPVPYMSTYAATKVFDRFLAEALAYEACEYGVKVSALCPGPTESEFHEIAGTRNQFGRGRQSAEEVARMGLEGLIDGKHWVIPYRAGRAMVVMERFLPRRWISALAARAFRPEKSS, via the coding sequence ATGCAGAACGAAAAGAGGCTTCGTGGCGTATGCCAGGGCAAATGGGCGCTGGTGACCGGCGCCAGCGCTGGAATCGGGCTGGCGCTTGCGAAGCAGCTGGCAGAGGCGGGAGCAAACCTGGTACTGACGGCCCGGCGTAGAGACCGCCTGGAAGCGTTGGCCTTAGGTCTGGAAAAGGATCATGGTGTTCAAACGCTTACCATACCTGCGGACCTGGCCGAGCCGGCTGCCCCTGAGGAGCTGTTGGCTGCTACTGAGGGGGCGGGGCTTCCGGTGGAAATCCTCGTGAACAATGCCGGGTTTGGGTACTACGGCGAATTTGTAAAAGGCGATGCCGCCTGGCAGCGGACCATGGTAGAAGTCAACTGTACGGCGGTGGTCCATCTGACGCGGCTGTTTCTGCCCAGGATGATGGAGCGTCGACGAGGGTATATCATGATCGTCTCGTCCACGGCTTCTTACCAGCCAGTTCCGTATATGAGCACCTATGCGGCAACAAAGGTCTTTGATCGCTTTCTGGCTGAAGCGCTGGCGTATGAGGCCTGCGAATATGGAGTCAAGGTCAGCGCACTCTGCCCCGGCCCAACGGAATCGGAATTCCATGAGATTGCAGGAACACGCAATCAGTTTGGACGCGGGCGCCAGTCCGCCGAAGAGGTGGCCCGGATGGGGTTGGAGGGGCTCATCGACGGAAAACACTGGGTGATTCCTTATCGCGCCGGAAGGGCCATGGTTGTTATGGAGCGTTTTTTGCCGAGAAGGTGGATTTCGGCGCTGGCGGCACGGGCCTTCCGGCCTGAAAAATCTAGCTGA
- a CDS encoding NUDIX domain-containing protein, with product MPRLSAGVLMYRTHGGHIEVLLAHPGGPFWSRKDAGAWSIPKGECMPGEPPLAAARREFEEETGIVVQGNFLPLGEEKMASGKTISVWAVEGDCDPSGLRSNTFQIEWPPRSGKMAEFPEVDRWEWFPIEEARKRILKGQVVFLDRLASSIP from the coding sequence ATGCCCAGACTGAGTGCCGGGGTCCTGATGTATCGCACTCACGGCGGTCACATCGAGGTCCTTCTCGCCCATCCCGGTGGCCCCTTTTGGTCCAGAAAAGATGCGGGTGCGTGGTCGATACCAAAGGGCGAATGTATGCCCGGCGAGCCGCCTCTGGCTGCTGCGCGGCGCGAGTTTGAGGAAGAGACCGGCATCGTCGTCCAGGGCAATTTTCTGCCGCTGGGTGAGGAGAAAATGGCAAGCGGCAAAACGATCAGTGTCTGGGCGGTGGAAGGCGATTGCGACCCTTCCGGCCTGAGAAGCAACACGTTCCAGATCGAGTGGCCGCCGCGTTCGGGAAAAATGGCTGAGTTCCCAGAAGTGGACCGCTGGGAGTGGTTCCCTATCGAGGAGGCCCGCAAGCGCATCTTAAAAGGACAGGTCGTTTTTCTCGACCGGCTTGCCAGCAGCATTCCATAA
- a CDS encoding VTT domain-containing protein — protein MPVALDFFVKYGYLILFLWVLAEQLGVPVPSAPLLITTGTLTATHRLHLVLSLGVVVAACLFSDVLWYSMGKRFGGAVVRLLCRLSMESNTCVKKTESYFSRNGARALLLAKFVPGLSTVAAPIAGQTGMAMRSFLLYDAAGSLLWALTFILGGRFFGDFLKHHSSVFPSVSHTAGVLFVLLLVGFLIYRFFRQRAFLKEMRAARVDPAELKEMLEQNQQVYVVDLRHPLDYLPDPRTIPGAVMLTPDKLVQKTADIPRDRDVVLFCTCPSEATAARMALTLRKAGIYRVRPLRGGFDEWKRLGYPLQQIHPAERDGPVPQQQGIIS, from the coding sequence ATGCCAGTCGCCCTTGATTTCTTTGTCAAATACGGCTACCTCATCCTGTTCTTGTGGGTGCTGGCAGAGCAGCTCGGCGTTCCTGTTCCCAGCGCGCCTCTTCTGATTACGACAGGCACCCTGACGGCAACGCATCGCCTGCACCTTGTACTCTCTCTGGGAGTGGTTGTCGCTGCCTGCCTCTTCAGCGATGTCCTCTGGTATTCCATGGGCAAGCGGTTTGGGGGGGCGGTCGTGCGACTGCTGTGCCGTCTGTCCATGGAGAGCAATACCTGTGTGAAAAAGACCGAAAGCTATTTCTCGCGCAATGGCGCTCGGGCGCTTCTTCTGGCCAAATTCGTTCCTGGTCTCAGCACCGTAGCGGCCCCCATTGCCGGTCAGACAGGCATGGCCATGCGTTCTTTCCTTCTGTATGACGCAGCAGGCTCGCTTTTATGGGCACTCACCTTCATTCTTGGGGGGCGCTTTTTCGGGGACTTTCTGAAGCACCACTCCAGCGTTTTCCCCAGCGTGAGCCACACGGCAGGCGTGCTTTTTGTCCTGCTGCTGGTCGGGTTTCTGATCTATAGGTTCTTCCGGCAGCGCGCTTTCCTCAAGGAAATGAGGGCCGCACGGGTAGATCCTGCTGAACTGAAAGAAATGCTGGAGCAAAACCAGCAAGTGTATGTCGTGGACCTGCGGCACCCACTGGATTACCTGCCGGACCCGCGCACGATTCCAGGCGCCGTCATGCTGACGCCCGACAAGCTGGTGCAAAAAACCGCCGACATCCCGCGGGATCGCGATGTGGTTTTGTTCTGCACCTGCCCCAGCGAAGCAACTGCGGCCAGAATGGCACTCACCTTGCGCAAAGCAGGAATCTATCGGGTGCGCCCTCTGCGTGGGGGCTTCGATGAATGGAAGCGCCTGGGTTATCCCTTACAGCAAATCCACCCGGCAGAACGGGATGGCCCCGTTCCGCAGCAGCAGGGGATCATCAGCTAG
- a CDS encoding fucose isomerase, whose translation MKEALLITSGDLRESANKTCWPAQEELELRLTECFQKEGVALRRAFPVDKERGHGFLSSQRMGMDVFAKIPADANLVFATAAWQYTHHVLPGMRSHQGPILTVANWSGQWPGLVGLLNLNGSLVKAGKPFSTLWSERFEDPWFLNKLHEWITTGRVTHDLSHVRSLDVEKLPAGPAALGRKLAEELLKRKVILGVFDEGCMGMYNAIIDDELLNPCGFFKERLSQSALVAKMRTIGDNEASAVRKWLDDRGVTFETGKDPLTELTDEQIHEQCKMYIAATRMAHEFGCDAIGIQYQQGLKDMVAASDLAEGLLNNADRPPVFDESGRELYAGGPLPHFNEVDEGAGVDAVVTSRCWRALGLDPSTTLHDVRWGEPYLLHGKEEFVWVLQISGAAPANHFVHGYAGAVSSRQPAMYFPLGGGTLKGIGRPGRIVWSRVFVEGGALHVDMGLGSVVLLPEEETRRRWEQTTPQWPLVNAIFDGVSRDALMARHRANHVNLVYAPSAEDAARALAVKAAMMDALGIRVHLCGEVQVG comes from the coding sequence ATGAAAGAAGCGTTGCTGATTACAAGCGGAGACCTTCGCGAGTCCGCCAACAAGACCTGCTGGCCGGCCCAGGAAGAGCTTGAGCTTCGGCTGACCGAATGCTTTCAGAAAGAAGGCGTGGCGCTGCGACGCGCTTTTCCTGTAGACAAGGAGCGCGGACACGGGTTTCTTTCCAGCCAGCGTATGGGGATGGATGTCTTCGCAAAGATCCCGGCGGATGCAAACCTCGTCTTTGCAACAGCGGCATGGCAGTACACGCACCACGTTCTGCCGGGAATGCGCAGCCACCAGGGGCCGATTCTTACTGTGGCAAATTGGTCAGGCCAGTGGCCTGGTCTGGTGGGACTGCTCAATCTGAATGGCTCACTCGTCAAGGCGGGCAAGCCATTCAGCACATTGTGGAGCGAGCGGTTTGAGGACCCGTGGTTTCTGAACAAGCTGCATGAGTGGATTACAACCGGCCGGGTGACACACGATCTGTCACATGTGCGGTCTCTGGATGTGGAGAAGCTGCCTGCTGGTCCTGCAGCCTTGGGGCGGAAGCTCGCAGAGGAACTGCTGAAAAGGAAAGTCATTCTGGGGGTCTTTGATGAAGGCTGCATGGGCATGTATAACGCCATCATTGATGACGAGCTGCTGAACCCCTGCGGCTTTTTCAAAGAGCGTCTGAGCCAGTCAGCGCTGGTAGCGAAGATGCGTACCATTGGCGACAACGAGGCATCTGCCGTCCGCAAGTGGCTGGATGACCGAGGCGTTACGTTTGAAACCGGAAAAGACCCGCTCACAGAATTGACGGACGAACAAATCCATGAGCAATGCAAGATGTACATTGCTGCTACGCGTATGGCGCATGAATTTGGCTGCGATGCGATTGGCATTCAGTATCAGCAGGGGCTCAAGGACATGGTCGCGGCCTCTGATTTAGCAGAAGGGCTTCTGAATAATGCAGACCGGCCGCCGGTCTTTGATGAATCCGGACGCGAGCTGTATGCCGGTGGTCCTCTGCCGCACTTTAATGAAGTGGATGAAGGCGCAGGAGTAGACGCGGTTGTAACCAGCCGCTGCTGGAGGGCGCTTGGTCTTGATCCCTCCACAACCCTGCACGATGTCCGCTGGGGAGAGCCGTATCTGCTCCATGGCAAAGAGGAATTTGTCTGGGTGTTGCAGATTTCCGGCGCTGCTCCGGCCAACCACTTTGTCCATGGATATGCAGGGGCGGTCAGCAGCCGTCAGCCAGCGATGTATTTTCCACTAGGCGGGGGGACGCTGAAGGGAATCGGCAGGCCGGGAAGAATTGTCTGGAGCCGTGTTTTTGTAGAAGGTGGCGCGCTGCACGTGGACATGGGGCTAGGCTCGGTGGTCCTGCTTCCAGAAGAGGAGACGAGACGCCGCTGGGAGCAGACCACCCCTCAATGGCCGCTGGTGAATGCCATTTTTGATGGCGTGTCCAGAGATGCACTTATGGCCAGGCACCGCGCGAACCATGTCAACCTTGTGTATGCTCCCAGCGCAGAAGATGCCGCCAGGGCACTCGCCGTGAAAGCGGCCATGATGGATGCTTTGGGAATCCGCGTGCATTTGTGCGGAGAGGTACAGGTTGGCTGA
- a CDS encoding acylphosphatase gives MVRHYLVKGRVQGVGFRWYVHREAASLDLRGWVRNTEDGHVEVVAAGAAEDLAVLRDALQKGSRGSRVDAVIEHELDESEAEGLGPFQIEGAW, from the coding sequence ATGGTCCGTCATTACCTCGTCAAAGGCCGGGTACAGGGAGTAGGGTTTCGCTGGTATGTGCATCGCGAAGCTGCCTCGCTAGACCTGCGAGGGTGGGTGCGCAACACCGAAGATGGCCACGTCGAGGTGGTTGCCGCAGGCGCAGCAGAAGATCTGGCCGTGCTGCGCGATGCCCTTCAGAAAGGCTCGCGCGGCAGCCGGGTGGACGCCGTGATCGAACATGAACTCGACGAATCAGAAGCCGAAGGACTGGGACCATTTCAGATTGAAGGAGCCTGGTAA
- a CDS encoding LacI family DNA-binding transcriptional regulator — MSTIIEVAKRANVSIATVSNVIRGTRRVSDKLTARVQAAIRELNYSPNEIARSLKVRQTRMLGMVLPDITNPFFPEIIRGAEDTAFERGYFLVTANTDEQIGREKRIVAALRAYRVDGILLASASGKDISHLKSTLDAGMAVVCLDRTVPGMKTDAVLLDNVRGARECVRHLIQKGHKRIAIITGALDLQTGRERLRGYEEALEEAGIAIDPRLIYRGDFRYESGYRLGEQIVKQARRPSAIFVCNGVMAIGVLKAFEESEIECPQDMALATFDDIKLDSPFHPRLTTVVQPSYEMGARAATILMDRIEGKLKKEAVLVRVSPTLVLRESTENYMLPSGRGKGRRSRR; from the coding sequence ATGTCCACCATTATTGAAGTAGCAAAACGGGCAAATGTTTCAATCGCGACAGTTTCCAATGTCATCCGCGGGACCCGGCGGGTCAGCGACAAGTTGACTGCGCGTGTCCAGGCAGCCATCCGTGAGTTGAACTATTCGCCGAATGAAATTGCCCGCAGCCTGAAAGTCCGCCAGACGCGGATGCTGGGCATGGTCCTGCCGGACATCACCAATCCGTTTTTTCCGGAGATCATTCGAGGTGCGGAAGACACTGCATTTGAGCGCGGATATTTTCTGGTGACAGCAAATACCGACGAGCAGATCGGCAGGGAAAAGAGGATTGTTGCTGCCCTGCGCGCCTACCGCGTGGATGGCATTCTTCTGGCGTCTGCCAGCGGCAAGGACATCTCTCATCTGAAAAGTACTCTGGATGCTGGCATGGCTGTGGTTTGTCTCGACCGGACTGTTCCGGGAATGAAGACCGATGCGGTCCTGCTGGACAATGTGCGTGGTGCGCGGGAATGCGTCCGCCACCTCATCCAGAAAGGGCATAAGCGGATTGCCATCATTACCGGAGCATTAGACTTGCAGACAGGCCGGGAGCGTCTGCGCGGTTATGAAGAGGCATTGGAGGAGGCCGGAATTGCGATTGATCCTCGCCTGATCTACCGGGGCGATTTTCGTTATGAATCGGGCTACAGGCTCGGCGAGCAGATCGTAAAGCAGGCCCGGCGCCCCTCGGCAATCTTTGTGTGCAATGGAGTCATGGCCATTGGCGTCCTGAAGGCATTTGAAGAATCAGAAATCGAGTGCCCGCAGGACATGGCCCTGGCCACGTTTGATGACATCAAGCTGGACAGTCCCTTCCACCCGCGGCTCACCACCGTGGTGCAACCCAGCTATGAGATGGGGGCGCGCGCCGCCACCATTCTGATGGACCGCATTGAAGGAAAGCTCAAGAAAGAGGCTGTACTGGTGCGCGTTTCTCCCACGCTCGTTCTTCGTGAATCGACTGAAAATTACATGCTTCCTTCTGGCAGGGGAAAGGGCCGCCGTTCCAGGAGGTAA
- the fucU gene encoding L-fucose mutarotase: MLKGISPFLGPELLKTLCEMGHGDELLLADAHFPGHSLGMRVLRADGLNICQILAAILPLFELDRSSTALIMMEPDTGDSPDATVESDYLAEVRRYSPEISRPMRLARKEFYERAKSAYAVLMTGELRAYGNLILRKGVTPVPGREASYSL; the protein is encoded by the coding sequence ATGTTGAAAGGTATTTCGCCTTTTCTCGGTCCGGAATTGCTGAAAACACTATGCGAAATGGGGCATGGCGATGAACTGCTGCTTGCCGATGCGCACTTTCCGGGTCACAGTTTGGGAATGCGCGTCCTGCGCGCCGATGGCCTGAACATCTGTCAAATACTGGCAGCGATCCTTCCCCTGTTTGAACTCGACCGCAGCAGCACCGCGCTCATCATGATGGAGCCGGATACAGGCGATTCACCGGACGCGACCGTGGAGTCTGACTATCTGGCTGAGGTACGCAGGTACTCGCCGGAAATTTCTCGGCCCATGCGGCTGGCGCGAAAGGAGTTTTATGAGCGCGCGAAGTCCGCATACGCTGTTCTGATGACGGGCGAACTTCGCGCTTATGGCAATCTCATTCTTCGCAAAGGCGTGACGCCAGTTCCTGGCAGAGAGGCGTCCTACTCGCTGTAG
- a CDS encoding sugar porter family MFS transporter codes for MSLSRHVIKSTVVGALGGLLFGFDTAVISGTTQALTAQFHLSPGMLGFTVASALWGTVLGAITAGIPGQKYGRRDSLRVMALFYVISALGCALAWNIESLIVFRFLCGLAIGGSSVLGPMYIAELSPPKWRGRLVGFFQVNIVVGILLAYMSNYAIAALQLGSTEWRWQLGVSGLPAMLFLIMLFLIPRSPRWLTTQSRLDEAYSVLLLTGVEDPQKELEEIRNSLHGALQDGEDSLWSRKYRLPVFLALSVGAFSQLTGINAVLYYLNDIFALAGASKISGSLQAVAVGAMNLAATLIAMSVIDKFGRKKLLLSGTVGLAICLTAIGVLFLTHSHLHLLVWLLMIYIALFAVSHGAVVWVYISEVFPNRVRAKGQSLGSSAHWVSNAIISLVFPIFAKASGAVPFIFFAAMMVLDFFLVLFLYPETAGVSLERMQERLESTPVAR; via the coding sequence ATGAGCTTATCGCGGCACGTCATCAAAAGCACAGTGGTGGGGGCGCTGGGCGGCCTGCTTTTTGGCTTTGATACGGCTGTCATCTCCGGGACCACGCAGGCACTGACGGCACAGTTCCATCTTTCTCCGGGAATGCTTGGCTTTACGGTGGCCAGCGCTCTGTGGGGTACGGTACTTGGGGCCATCACTGCTGGGATTCCCGGGCAGAAATACGGACGCAGGGACAGCCTTCGCGTCATGGCGCTCTTTTATGTCATTTCAGCCCTGGGATGCGCGCTGGCGTGGAACATTGAGTCGCTGATTGTCTTCCGCTTCCTGTGCGGTCTGGCCATCGGAGGCTCGTCCGTATTGGGGCCGATGTATATTGCCGAACTGTCTCCGCCAAAGTGGAGAGGCAGGCTGGTCGGCTTCTTTCAAGTCAATATTGTGGTCGGCATCCTGCTTGCCTACATGTCCAACTACGCCATTGCAGCCCTGCAGTTGGGAAGCACGGAGTGGCGCTGGCAGCTTGGTGTTTCCGGGCTTCCGGCAATGTTGTTTCTCATCATGCTGTTCCTGATCCCACGCAGTCCGCGCTGGCTGACAACACAGTCGCGGCTGGACGAAGCATACAGCGTGCTGCTGCTGACCGGTGTAGAGGACCCGCAGAAAGAGCTGGAGGAAATCCGCAACTCGCTGCATGGTGCATTGCAGGACGGAGAAGATTCGCTGTGGTCGCGGAAGTACCGCCTGCCGGTCTTTCTTGCGCTGAGCGTGGGTGCCTTCAGCCAGCTTACCGGAATCAACGCGGTCCTCTATTACCTGAATGACATTTTTGCTCTGGCCGGGGCGAGCAAGATTTCCGGCAGCTTGCAGGCCGTCGCAGTAGGGGCGATGAACCTTGCCGCTACGCTGATTGCAATGTCTGTGATCGATAAGTTCGGGCGCAAGAAGCTGCTGTTGAGCGGAACGGTCGGACTTGCCATCTGTTTGACTGCGATCGGCGTCTTGTTTTTAACCCACAGCCATCTGCATCTCCTGGTCTGGCTACTGATGATCTATATTGCGCTCTTTGCTGTCTCTCATGGCGCGGTGGTGTGGGTCTACATCAGCGAGGTGTTTCCGAACCGTGTTCGGGCCAAGGGGCAAAGCCTGGGCAGCTCGGCGCACTGGGTATCGAATGCGATCATTTCGCTGGTTTTTCCCATCTTTGCCAAGGCATCAGGAGCGGTACCATTCATCTTTTTTGCCGCCATGATGGTGTTGGATTTTTTCCTTGTGCTGTTTCTATATCCCGAGACGGCAGGCGTCTCTCTTGAGAGGATGCAGGAGCGTCTCGAATCTACTCCCGTAGCGAGGTAA